GATCTGAGAATTGTTTAACATCGTGGAAACTGTTGAATTTAGACTAAGCTCTTGCAAACTGTGAATTTCAAGGTCGATCCATCTAAAATCTTTCTTTTTCCCGATTATTGTATAAATACGATAATTCTTAATAACATTTTGAGCATATATTTCGGTAGGTTCTGGTGAATTTATGAGTCAGAAAGAATGTGAAAGGAAGATCCGTAAGTTCATCGAGGTTTTGAGAGGGTTTTGCGACTGCGTTGGTGAGCGGGCTAAGATCGTTGGACCTCCGCTTCCTCAGCTTGAGACATCTACCACCGTATCGGTCGGTAGGCTGAAGACTATCGTCGATATACTTGAGGACGAGATCGGAAAGCTCGACCGTGAAAAGAGGATATATCTATGCCGTATGCTCGAGCTTTCCTCTGTCGTAGAGCTGGTCGATGGCTTACTTAAAGCCGAGTGGGCTGAGGCTTCTCATTCGCTTAGCCCTGCCGCGCATAGATGGAAGGGGTTCGAGAGAGCGGGGAACATCTTGACCTCGCTAGGCTCAGGTCTCGCAAGCTTCATACCCGGAGTAGGTGGGCTTCTACAAGTCTTCGGAGATTCTATGAGCGCTATATGCGGCATTTTCGGAGACCATAGAGCTGACCAAGATCTATCAAAGCAGATGGAAGAGATGAAGAAGCAGCTTAAAGCGAAGATCGATAAAGGTAACAAGGACCTCAAGGATGAGCTTGATAAACTCAGAAAGGAGATGTTTAAGGCTTGGAAATATCTGGAGGCTAACATGGTCAACCTCGACGCTAGAATCGTCAAGGTGAAGAAACAGATTGAGGAGGCTATCGTGGAGCTTGAAGACGAGCTTTATGAGCTTAAACATCAGCTCGAGAGTAAGATCGACGAGCTAGGTAAAAAGATTGAGGAAGTCGATAAGAGGAACGAGGAGAGGATCGCGGCTCTTAAGAAGCAGATTGAGGCGAAGATCGACGAGTTAAAGAAGCAGGTTGAAGGCGAGTTGGGTAGAATTGAGGATAAGTTCAGCGGGGAGTTTGACAGTTTGAAGAAACAAGTGGTGAGTTTAGAGAAGGAGCTTGGGGGACTTAAGAGACAGGTAGACGATGTGAAAAACGAGCTTGGTAACGTAGAAACCAGACTTATGACGGCTATGGATGCATCGGAGCGGCGGCTTAAGATGGATATAGGCACTGTTTCATCTAGCCTAAAGGGGCTTCTAGATAGGTTGAACGTCGCAGTTGTTGATATACGTAAGAGGCTTGAGACTCTGGAGAAGGAGCTTGAAACCCTTGATGAGTTGAAGAAGCTTCTAGAGGAGGGGTCTTCAGAAGCCCCGAAATCGGGAGGCTAGAACATGGTCGTAAGATTTGTGGGAAAGGTCGTTAAGGGGGATAAGTCGTCCTACGATAAGAAGCTTAAGGAGCTTAACTGGAGGATAGAAAATGCCAGAGGAAAAGCCGTCATTGATATAATGAGGGCTAAAACTTATGAGGAAGCCGTCAGAGCTAAGGAAGATTTCAGGCGAGAGCTCGATAGAATCTGTGAAGAGGTTAAGAATGCTAGGAAGGCCTACAAGGGGATACCTCAGAGGTTTTTAACAGAGGTCGTGGAGGAGAGGGAAGAGCCGGCTTTGAAGCGTAAACCCCTAAAGAGGGATAAGTTATCTGTTCCTAGTAGGCAGTTCCTCTATACTCTCGGGCTTCTAGGCATGCTACTGGCGAGCGTAGGGGTTAACGTTTATCAAGCCTTTACCATAGCAGGTCTTCAGAGGGAGCTGACGGATAAGACAACGATTATAGATGAGTTAACCTCTCTGACCGAGAATCAGAATCATACCATAGATCTACTGTCTAAAAACCTTACAGAGGCGAATAGTAGGATCATGGAGCTTGAAGAGCAGCTTGCCGAAACCTATTCTACGATATCGTCTCTAGAAAAGGAGTTTTCAGAGACCCAAGCCTTAACATCGGTTCTCATCGATAAGCTAGAGGCGGCGAACGAGACGATCTCGACGCTTCAGGTAGAGCTTGAAGAAGCCTACGCCAGAAACATCATACTTGAGAAGCAGCTGAACACGACGTACAAAGAGATAAGCGAGTTGAACGAGACCATAGAATCGCTATACGCAACCTTCAACTACAACCTTACGGCTAAGCCCAGCAAGCTTACGGCGTATCTCGATAGCTACGCGTCGACGGCGATAACTGTCGAGTGGCTAGGAGGACCTAGTCAACCGGTGAACCTGACGCTTGAGTGGACGGATGAAAATATCACAGCGGAGATCACGCCCATATCAGGAACCCCGACGCCAGAACAACCTCTAACCGCTAGCCTGACGGTATACGTTAAACCCCAGGCGGCTTTAAAGACGTACTATATAACCGTCGTAGCGATCTCGCAGTATGGTTTGGAGAAGACCGTGACCATAAGCGTCGTAGTTAAGGAACGTGAACTACCTCCGGTAGTGGGTTAAATCCTCTCGCAAAATATCGCTGGTCGATGGCAAACCTAGTTAAATTCATGCCGTTCTTCCGAGAATCGGAAGCCATTAATCTCATATACGTTAACGGATGTTTGATAGTTATAGTGTTGGTTCAGACATGGACCACCGGTTCGAGAGACTCCGTAGAGAAGCTACGTCGATGTTGTCAGCCTTAGACGTGGTTCTGACGTATCTCTACATGCTCGACGTGTTCAAGCCGACCTACTGGAGCCTCGTCCATAGGGTTATGTTAGATAGGACTTTTAACCTAGGAATTCTGAATCAAGGTATCTATGGAATCCTACCCATATTCACGGTCGCGGCAGCTCTGAACATCCTTCCCTATCTAATAAAGGATACCGAAGACCGTAGAGACGATGGGCTAGCGATAGCGCACACATTACTACTGATGACCATACCGCTTTACTTGATCCGGCTTGAGGAGCTAGCGTGGCTTCTTCCAGCGTTAAGCGGATTGATAATGGTATCTAAAAACATGAATAGAGAGAGCATACCAGGCTTCGCTAGAGACCTATTTCTCATATTGACGGTCGTAGAAGGGTTGACGTTAATATACTGGGTTATATACCTATGGAACCCACGGGCTTCGATGGAAGTTTTCAGATGGATTCTCAAGGTGGAGGCCGGATTCTTCCAAATTCATACTTATATGTATCCGATACTTCTCCTAGCGACGCTTTACTCGTGGGTATTATTACCGAGTGGGATCTTCTCAATCCTCAAGTTCAGGCTTCAGAATAAGTTCGAATGTAGAAAGGCCGAGTTAAGCAAAGGTCATCCTTTACTCAGAGAAGTTTGGACAGGATTAGGTCTCGTATTTACGTTAATGCTTACTATATTACTTCCTTTGATACCTTTCTGTCCATCTTTAAACCCTCATTTTAAACCGGCTTCTACGGATATATTCTACTACAAAATGTTTCTTGAAAACATGCTTAATTTAGACTATGGAGATGCTGTGAAGTACGCCTTCTATGGTCAAAGTGGCAATAGACCATTATACCTACTCCTCCTATACGGCTTAACCTGCCTTGGAGTACCTAAGAACATCCTTTTGAACTTTGAGGCTTTATTAATAGCACCCATTTTCACCCTATCAGTTTACTTTTCCGCTAAGAGGTTTTTCAGAAAACACTTATGCGCATTATTAGCTTCTCTAGTAGGGGTTTTAGGCTTCAACATGACAGTAGGTGTGGCGGCGGGTTTCTTCGCCGCGTGGATTGCCATGGCGCTCTTCTACGTATGCATAGCATTAGCCGTAGGTTTAGACCGAAAGAGACCTGCTACTTTAGCTACTTTGATCACCATGTCTATCATCATTTTATTCATTCATCCTTGGACCTGGAGTTTGCTAATGGTTACTTTGACGCTTCACTTGATTATCTCATGCTTGAGAAACGTTTTAAACAGAAAGTTTAGCGTGAATATGCGGCTTCTCACAGTTTTAACCGTAAACGTGATTGCGGATATTCTGAAGACCGTGGCTACTCCCCGATATGGAGGAGTGGAAACAGTCGTAGATATCCTCGAAACTGGTAGACTTATAGCGTTTAAGCATTTTTTGAACCAGAGCTTAAACTTACGACGGTTATCGACAAGTTACATGGGCGGTGCATTTTATAATCCGTTGCACATGATCCTTAGCTTGATAGGTACCATAAGCCTCCTAAAGCGAGGGGAAAAATCGACTGAGTTCATATTTGTATGGATCGTACCCATATCGCTAGTCTTCCCGTTCAGCACTCTGGGCTTGCAGGCGCATCTGCTCTTCGCTGCACCTTTCCCGCTACTGATAGCGGAGGGGTTATGGAGATGTTCACGTCTGTTCGAGAAATTCGACACTAAGCTACCCATATTGTTTCAGCTACTCTTCCTATCGTCAAGCCTGTCGTATACGTTGAGAATTTTATGCAATTTAGTATAAAAAACGGTAGAACCAACTTGAATTATAGAGATAAAAACGACAAGCCCATGAGGATCCTCAAAGCTTATATAGGGAGCTAGATTAAGCTCCTTTTTAAGGAGAGTATATCTTTGTCTTTAACGAGAAAGAGGTTTACGGTTGCTTCGATTTTTCTGACGCTGATGATCGTCGCTGCGTCTCTAAGCCTCTATAAACCGATCGTAGCAAGCAGTATGGTGAAGATACAGCTATGCATGGTCCTAGACGGCTCAGGAAGCATAAACAGTACTGAATGGAGCATCATAGTCGAGGGAGTAGCAGATGCCATAAGAAATAACCTTCCGCATGACGGTTCAGTCGAGCTGACAATCGTCCAATTCGGCACTCCGGAAAACGCAACGGTGGAAGTAGGTCCTGTGGTTGTGACCGAAGCCAATTATCGAGATATAGCCAATACAGTCGGGAATCTTACGCAGATCGGAGGAAGTACGCCTATGGCTCACGGTCTATACCTAGGCTGGAAAACAATAAACGGTTCAGCAAACTTCGGAATCGCTGAGAAACAGGTTATAAACTTGGCCACCGATGGAGCGCCTAACGTACGTAATTATAATGCGACCAATAGTTTAGATAATGATACCGATGTAGATGCCTATGATGATGTGATAGCTGTGGTCGATATGGCGGTAGCTCAAGGGCTTGACGAACTTGATATGGAGGGTATAGGTATATCCGATACCGCCCGTGACTGGTTTGTGGCGTATGTTTTGTATCCTCAGCCTGGTCATGTGGCTCCGCCTTTCATACCGGGTTGGATCATGGTCGTCGCGGATGCTCAGGAGTTCGCGGATACTGTGGGTGAGAAGTTTGAGGTCGTCGTCGAGGGACCGCCGCCTGAAAAGCCTGTGGGCGGGGCTGTGTTTCCGATAAACCTTTTTGCGTTCGCAGCTCCTTGGATGCTGGCGGCTTTAGCCGCTATAGTTATGGTCATAGGAATCTTAATGAGACGGGGTTATATCGGATCTTAGCCTTCGCCGCTTTCTCTATTTTTAGAGTTTGGAGACGGCGATAACCCGATGATTTCTATGGTTAGCCTGTGTAAAAATGAAGAGTTGATCGCCTATTCTTTGAGCGGCAGGTTTACCGGTTTACCTGTTGAGGATGACCTGTAGATCGCCCTTATGACTTCGAGACTTCTGCGGCCTTCATATCCGTCTACGTATGGTTTCCGGTCTTCTATCACGGCTTCGACGAAGTCTCTCAGCAACCTCGTATGGTTTTCTAGGGGTACGGCCTCGGGTCTCTCCCATGATTTAAGTCCCTCAGTCTTCCTGGTCGGAGGCTTTAAGC
This sequence is a window from Candidatus Bathyarchaeota archaeon. Protein-coding genes within it:
- a CDS encoding VWA domain-containing protein, encoding MSLTRKRFTVASIFLTLMIVAASLSLYKPIVASSMVKIQLCMVLDGSGSINSTEWSIIVEGVADAIRNNLPHDGSVELTIVQFGTPENATVEVGPVVVTEANYRDIANTVGNLTQIGGSTPMAHGLYLGWKTINGSANFGIAEKQVINLATDGAPNVRNYNATNSLDNDTDVDAYDDVIAVVDMAVAQGLDELDMEGIGISDTARDWFVAYVLYPQPGHVAPPFIPGWIMVVADAQEFADTVGEKFEVVVEGPPPEKPVGGAVFPINLFAFAAPWMLAALAAIVMVIGILMRRGYIGS